TAAAAATAGATTACATTCTGCCCGACGACGATTACGGCACGGCGGGCGCGGTTAAAAAAGCCGAAGCGCTGTTGCTGGGCGAACCGTTTATTATCGCCAGCGGCGATCTGGTAACGGACTTTGATTTCAAGAAGATCGTCGCTTTTCACGAGAGTAATCGCTCAAAGCTGACGATCACGCTTACCAGCGTCGCCGATCCGTTGCAGTTTGGCGTGGTGATCGCGGATAAAAAAGGGCAGATTAAGCGGTTTTTAGAAAAACCGGGTTGGGGCGAATTGTTTAGCGACACGATCAACACGGGGATCTATGTGCTAGAACCGGAGATTTTGTCCTATATTCCCGAAAATACCAACTACGATTTTTCTAAAGACCTATTTCCAAAACTGATGAACGAGGGCATAGCGCTCTGGGGCTACGACGCGCAAGGGTATTGGCGCGACGTGGGCAATCCGCTAAGTTACCGCGAGGCTATGGAGGATATTCTAAACAAGCGCGTATCTATTCCGATCGCGGGCAAACGGATTAAAGTCGGCGACGGCGTGGCGTTTGTCGGCGAGGGAACGGAGCTGCCAAAAGGCGTAAGCGTGGAGGGCATGGCGGCGATCGGCGATAACGTCGGGATCGCCAAAGACGCCGTTATACGCAACGCGATCATCGGAGATAATTGCGTTATAGGCGCCAAAACGTTGCTTGAAAACTGCACGCTTTGGAACAACGTAAAAATCGGCGAGGGGTGTCGCCTTAAAAACTCCGTGTTCTGTAACGACGTAATAATCGGCGACAAAACGACGGCGAACTACGGCGCGATCATAGCCGAAGAGTGCGAGATCGGCTCTAACGTCCATATAGAAAAAGACGTGATCATCTGGCCAAAAAAAGAGGTGGAAAACGGCGCGATCATCTCAAACAACATCGCGTGGGGCGACAAATACAAAAAGGCGCTGTTCGAGGGCGGTCAGGTCAAAGGATACACCAACGTCGAGCTTAGTTGCGAAACGGCTACGAAGCTCGCCAGCGCGTTTGCAAGCACGTTGCCCGTGCATTCGCGCGTCTATATCAGCCGCGACTATCACCGCGCGTCGAGAATGTTAAAACGCGCGTTTATGTCCGGCATGATGAGCGCGGGCGTAAATATACTTAATCCGCATTTTGTCCCTTCCGCCGTTTTGCGCCACAGCCTTAGCAAGCACCAAGAGATTATCGCGGGCGTGCATTTCAGGCAGTCTGAAAATTACGGGCAGAAAACGGAGATACTCTTTTACGACGAGTTGGGTCTGCCGATAAACACCAACGCGGAAAAGAACGTGGAACGGATTTTTTTCAGGGAAAACTTCCGCAGAGTGGGCAACGACGAGCTAGGCAATATCTACGAGGCGCAGGCGATGAACGGCGAATATCTAGCGGCGTTTGCCGAAACGATCGACACGGAAGCGCTCGGCGCGGCGAAACCGAAGATCGCCGTCGATCTGCTCTTTGGCAACACTTCGATGGTGTATCCCGCCGCGCTTAACAATCTTGGTCTTGAAAATATAATGCTCGACGCCTATTTCGACGATCGCAAGCTCTCGCGCCTCTCGTCCTATGTCGATAGCGCGCGTTTTAATATCTCGCAGAT
The Helicobacteraceae bacterium genome window above contains:
- a CDS encoding NTP transferase domain-containing protein, producing the protein MKAVVMAGGFGTRIAPLTNSRPKPTLPVANRPMMEYIITQLRDIGIREFVVLLYFKPEIIKGYFGDGSKLGIKIDYILPDDDYGTAGAVKKAEALLLGEPFIIASGDLVTDFDFKKIVAFHESNRSKLTITLTSVADPLQFGVVIADKKGQIKRFLEKPGWGELFSDTINTGIYVLEPEILSYIPENTNYDFSKDLFPKLMNEGIALWGYDAQGYWRDVGNPLSYREAMEDILNKRVSIPIAGKRIKVGDGVAFVGEGTELPKGVSVEGMAAIGDNVGIAKDAVIRNAIIGDNCVIGAKTLLENCTLWNNVKIGEGCRLKNSVFCNDVIIGDKTTANYGAIIAEECEIGSNVHIEKDVIIWPKKEVENGAIISNNIAWGDKYKKALFEGGQVKGYTNVELSCETATKLASAFASTLPVHSRVYISRDYHRASRMLKRAFMSGMMSAGVNILNPHFVPSAVLRHSLSKHQEIIAGVHFRQSENYGQKTEILFYDELGLPINTNAEKNVERIFFRENFRRVGNDELGNIYEAQAMNGEYLAAFAETIDTEALGAAKPKIAVDLLFGNTSMVYPAALNNLGLENIMLDAYFDDRKLSRLSSYVDSARFNISQIVKSLKLTAGFLIYPHGQRLEIFTDEGKILEGHEALLVLLQLLNAVGKPEEKIKIYLPVFAPDVLDGKLTNLAITRGKMHNLNSDTLRGYDVIATLDCEYAFTRFGLSFDAMYSSAKIVELLAKTNETLSNLVVQNGRYHFAHQQIPCDISLKGTMMRKFSEEAMGKEVSFADGVKIINEDGFIVMIPDQYEEAIHLYIQAKNEDSGNRTLNEYAAKISKWKQGEQS